The sequence CCAGGTGGTAGACGATCTCCGGGTTGAACTCGGCGAACACCTTGCCGGTGGCCTCGACGTCCCGGATGTCGCAGACGACCGGGATCACGCGGCCCTCGGCGCCGGCCGGAACCGGCGACTCCTTGAGGTCGAGCGCCAGGATCGCGCCGGTCGGCAGCCGGTTGGCCAGCGCCTCGACGACCTCGGACCCGACCGCGCCCGCGGCGCCGGTGACCAGCACGCGCCGGCCGCGCAGGAAGTCGGCCAGGCGGGCCTCCTCCAGCGGTACCGCGCGCTGCCGGTAGATGTCCATGGGATCGACCGTGATCGGCTCGTCGTTGTTGTACGAGCTGATCAGGGTGCTCGTCAGCTCCCATAAGCGGGCGCGCACGGCCTCCGGGTCGGCACCGAACTCGCCTGCCGGCGCCAGCGTCAGTATTTCCTCGATGATCTCGGCGCGACTGAGCATGGACTGCCCCCCATCCTCGCTGTTCGTGACCGTCTGGCTGTGGGGACATACGGCGGTCCCAGGCGGCGTACCGACGCCGCACAGACCTGTCCGACCGCCTCACAATCGACGCGGAGCTTTCGAAAAAGCCTCTGGTTAACGGAAAGTTTCAAATTGCTTTGGCCCGTTGCGAAAAGACAATACAGGCCCGTTCAAGTCTCACGCTATCGGTCCCCGCAAGCGAAGCGGTGCCCGAAGCGATCATGAACCACAAAATCCGGGAGTGACCACCACTACGATGCCGAGGTAACAGCGAGTACTAGGCCGACCACGTCCGTTCGTCGAAACAAAACCGCCGTTCGGTCAACTACTGGCCGGTCACCTGGGCTTTCGTCGCAACAGAAAACGGTGCAACCGTCACGGACGGTCGCCACCAAAGTAATACCATTACATTGTTATTTCCGAATAGCGGCCCTGTTTCACGCGGGCCGGACGCAATACCTACCAGCTCGATAGGTTTTTGCGCGGGATCACCACGGAGGCCTGTGGTTCGCGCGGTGCGTTAGCGTGAGGACCGTGTCCGATGCCCGACAGCTCCGTCCTATTGACGCCGTCTTCTTCGATTTTTCCGGCACGTTGCTGTCGGTCGAACCGGCCGCCGACTGGCTCGTCCGGGCGGCCACTCCCCTCGGTCTGCAGTTCACCGACGCCGAATCCGGCGAGATGATCGAGCGGCTGATCCGGTCCGGACGTCCGGGTGGCCCGGCGCCGACCGGGCTCTCCGGTGCGTTGGCCGAGCTCTACGCGGCCCGCGATCTCACTCCCGAGCAGCACCGGGAGGCCTACGTCGCGCTGATGGCCCGCGCCGACCTGCCCGATCCGCGGCTGGCCGAGGCGCTGTACGACGCGATGTTCCCGCCGGAGGCCTGGGTGCCGTATCCGGACGCTCCCCACGTCCTGGAGACGCTGCACGCGCACGGAATCAAGGTGGCCGTGGTCAGCAACATCGCCCACGACCTGCGGCCGACGTTCGACCACCACGGGCTGACGCAGTGGGTGGACGCGTTCGTGTTCTCGTACGAGGTCGACGCGATGAAGCCGAGCCCGAAGATCTTCGCGGCCGCGTGCGAGGCGGTCGGGGTCGAGCCGGAGCGGGCGCTGATGGTCGGCGACACGCTCGCGGACGCCGGCGCGGCCGAGAGCGGGATCCAAGCTCTGGTGCTGCCGGCGAGCCCGCCCGGCGAGGTACACGGCCTGGCCGCGGTCCTGGCCCTGGCCGGCCTCTGACCGAAGCGAGGCCGCGCGCGGCCTGCACCGCCGGCGGCCGGTCCGAAGGGCGGCGGTGCGGCAGGGCGGTGCGGCAGGGCGGTGCGGCAGGGCGGTGCGGCAGGGCGGCGCCGCCGCCGGCGACCGGGGCCGTGGGGGGCTCAGGCGCTGCCGCGGCGTGCCGATGTCTTCTCCGGTACCGCCTTGGTCTCACGGAGGAGACGACTCGTGAAGCTCGACACCCGCGCGGCCGCCGCGGCCGCCGCTCTCCTGTGCGCGAGCGCGCTCGGAATCGGCACGCTCGCCGCCGCGACCCCCGCGCTGGCCAATTCCGGC comes from Cryptosporangium phraense and encodes:
- a CDS encoding HAD family hydrolase, encoding MSDARQLRPIDAVFFDFSGTLLSVEPAADWLVRAATPLGLQFTDAESGEMIERLIRSGRPGGPAPTGLSGALAELYAARDLTPEQHREAYVALMARADLPDPRLAEALYDAMFPPEAWVPYPDAPHVLETLHAHGIKVAVVSNIAHDLRPTFDHHGLTQWVDAFVFSYEVDAMKPSPKIFAAACEAVGVEPERALMVGDTLADAGAAESGIQALVLPASPPGEVHGLAAVLALAGL